CTAAAGAGTAAGTCATTTATTCTGACTTTGATTAGTAACTAGAGTCAAATATACCTTATTATTAGTTAGGGCATGATTGTAACACTGTTTAAGACCTATTGCCAGATTAAAATCAGTAAGTTAGCCCATGACTGAAATACATAGTCCTTTTCTTCATTATATCTAACTGTAAATGTTGTATCAATGTGAACGTTTTGTAATGTAACATTAGATAAATTCAATGTTTAGACTATATCTAACTTTTGATTTGTGTTGACCGCCCTTTATAGCGGAAACAAAGTATGTTTGTAAATAGTTGTTTAGGTGCAgatgttttgaaagtgttttatgGATATTGATGCCCCATCAACAGACAAAAAGGATGTCTCTATTGGCCTATATCTGTTAATTGGCCATTACTTAAGCATGCAACATAGTATGTTAcctttgacaaaaaaaatgtttacaaactatttctttattttctaggAAAATGCCTTCAAGTGCACATCACACAAGGGCGACACAGAAGCGTCTTTCAGCTTTCAACTCGGTTGAGAAACTTAACAAGTGAGGAAATTTACCCATAATTTCACCTCTTACAGTTTAATTTTGCTTGTATAGTCTACTGTCAGATATGTTAACATAATGTATACATATTTGTAAATTGCTTCTCTTAATGATCCTGTTGTCACCATGCtcccttttatttatttctttgttttaaacagATGTGAGAGGGACAGTGACCAgatgtctgctgcaaagagagccAGGACTCTTTCATGGAAAGCAGAGACTGATGTTGACCAGGTTCCTCAGACTCTGAGATTCCTGCCTGCTCGGGAACCAGGACCACAGTTGTCTGCTGCTGACTCACACTCTCCCATGAGtcttttcaaactgtttttcaCAGAGAGCGCCGTGGAAAACCTGTGCCACAACACAAATGCTCAGGCTGCCAGGGCAATGGCAAAGGGCTGCAAGTACAAATGGACAGATGTCAGTGTTGATGAGCTGTATCGCTACATTGGACTGATATTCTACATGTCTGTGGTGGAGATGAACTCCATCGCTGAATACTGGGAGGACAGTCTTTTTTCTGTGCCTTTTCCTGCCACAGTTATGTCAAGGGACAGATACCGCACCATTTCCTGGAATGTACACATGAGTCACCCAGACGCAGACGAGGAAAACGACAGAGAGAGGGGCACAGACCAACATGACCGTCTGTTCAGGATCAAACCCCTCATGGACACGATTCGTCTTGCGTGCAAAGCCTTCTATCATCCTAGAAGAAATCTAGCTGTGAAGGAGAGATTGGTGGCATGCAGAGCAAATACAGGAATGAGACGGTGCACAAAAGTCAAGCCGACAAAGTTGGGTTTCAAGTTTTTTGACCTTTCAGACTCATCAAATGGATATATTGTGGACTTCTCCATCTACACGGGGAAGAATAGTTTTCCTGCAGGCCGTGGGCTTTCGTATGATGCTGTGATGTCTCTCCTGGACCGTAAAGTTTTGGGCTCTGGGTACCATGTGTACATGAATAAATTCTACACCAGTCCAAAGCTCTTCACAGACTTGTTTGCTCTGAAGTTTGGTGCTTGTGGGGCGTACAGAGAGCAGAGGAAGGGCTTCCCAAAGACTGCAGCTAATTCACTGAGCAGAAGCTCCAGCAGGGGATCCATCAGGTGGATTCGGGACGGGCCTCTTGTGTGTGTCAAGTGGATGGACACGCAAGTGGTGTCTGTTTGTTCCACCATACATGCTGCCTATACAGGAGACCGTGTGAAAAGAACAATCAAAGTACAGGATAAGTCAAAGACAAAGTCTTTTCCATGTCCTGCACCTGTGACTGCATACAGCCAGCACATTGGGGGTGTTGACCTGTCCGATCAACTGTTGGAATACTACTCTGCACAGCACAAAACCATGAAATGGTACAGAAAAGTATTCCTACACTTCTTGGACATTGTTGCTAACAACGCTTTCATATTGCACAAAGAGCTGCATGGCCAAATGACTTGCAAAGAGTTCACGGAGGAGCTTATTGCAGAGTTCTGTGGCGTGTCACGGAAAGCAGCACCAAAACACAAACCATGTGTCAATTCCAGGAGCTGATCTTCCTTCAGAAGTCAGAAGAAACGTTACTGTCGGTCGTCGGATCTGTGTGCATTGCAAAGCAGTGCATGGAAAGAGGCTACAAACACCTTGCAAATGTTCACTTGTGTCTTGAACAGAAATGGCACAAAAGTATGTGACTGCGTTGAAATGAATAATAGTTTTTCCTGcttcattattttttgtgtggaaactgtatttttgttctaATAAATTTAGCTTTGGCGAGAAGAagagactactttcaaaaacatttaaatgattcccaaacaatttttattttgtattgtcttgaataaagactggatctggttgctaaggtgaccttggaataacagagaaacagactaataatagcatagatgccattcttctgatgatttagcaagtacatcgggtgttatgggaagttttCCCATTCCGGTTTACCTGATTAacacagcctaaaaatcctttaacggatttgggtATTAGAAaagtattagtgtgttatgtgtacgccaggttaaagagatgggttttaactTCAAGAGAGTGTCTGCCTCCAGAACAATGTTAGGTtgggtaggttattccagagtttaggcgctaaatagaTAAAGGTTCTGACGCCTAcagttgatttttatattctaggtattatcaaattgcctgagttttgagaatgcagcaaacgtggaggattataatgtatcAAGAGCTCTTTCAAATACTGATGTGCTAAACTATTTGTTACGGTTTACGCTACCGGAAGAAacacggagtcgaggataaacgaaataaggcttttaatatattcaacacatggagcacagaggtagacacacgtaagtgagtagacccgacaaaacagaactgaaaggacaaggcttgtGTACAAAGGATAatagggaaacacaggtggatggcatgactaaattaacggggacatggaacacatggggaataGAATAGACGCacgggaactaatcaaaccaaaacacagaagacagaaactgggtcacaggggcaaaaacacactaaatgagtccggGTATGTATTAGTACTCctccctcccggtaggtgcgtcctcgcaccgtaatgctaatgctaattaaggttgatatctctgcagcactataacttgacattttttttaatgacatcatcgcccttatttcctctcattcttttgatgcgtgtaggtcatgttatggatatttttacctcaatttttgcatatggcacctttaacatttgtttctctggataatgttatatgtagcaccattatttcaaacgagttatacttaaAGCCTTCCctttgagaaatcctgaaaacattgttataaattgaaacaactcctccccctttgccttttagatgtggctcgtgtttataacaataatcttggggggtggactcattt
The sequence above is drawn from the Carassius gibelio isolate Cgi1373 ecotype wild population from Czech Republic chromosome B25, carGib1.2-hapl.c, whole genome shotgun sequence genome and encodes:
- the LOC128014358 gene encoding piggyBac transposable element-derived protein 4-like isoform X2 gives rise to the protein MAHEEALQTTTDSEEESTFSSEEEEDFDDELLYFEERCDAAENPISKEKMPSSAHHTRATQKRLSAFNSVEKLNKCERDSDQMSAAKRARTLSWKAETDVDQVPQTLRFLPAREPGPQLSAADSHSPMSLFKLFFTESAVENLCHNTNAQAARAMAKGCKYKWTDVSVDELYRYIGLIFYMSVVEMNSIAEYWEDSLFSVPFPATVMSRDRYRTISWNVHMSHPDADEENDRERGTDQHDRLFRIKPLMDTIRLACKAFYHPRRNLAVKERLVACRANTGMRRCTKVKPTKLGFKFFDLSDSSNGYIVDFSIYTGKNSFPAGRGLSYDAVMSLLDRKVLGSGYHVYMNKFYTSPKLFTDLFALKFGACGAYREQRKGFPKTAANSLSRSSSRGSIRWIRDGPLVCVKWMDMQVVSVCSTIHAAYTGDRVKRNIKAQHTKSVPCPAPVTAYSQHMGGVDLSNQLLQYYAAQHKTMKWYRKVFLHFLDIAANNAFILHKELIGNMTRKEFMEELIAELCGVSQKAAPKQSSTEHVPIPGAELTSDLIRNATVGRRICVHCKAVHGKRSQTPWKCQACDVYLCLQLNRNCFQEWHKSL